A DNA window from Hydrogenophaga taeniospiralis contains the following coding sequences:
- a CDS encoding protocatechuate 4,5-dioxygenase subunit alpha — MSQTIPGTTPFDGGMAQKGYALNKMCFSFNEKANREAFVADPEAYMAKYGLSPQQADAIRSKQVLALLDAGGNAYYLAKFAGIFGLDMQDIGAQQTGMTKEQFKAKLVAANHQC, encoded by the coding sequence GTGAGCCAAACAATCCCCGGCACCACGCCCTTTGACGGCGGCATGGCCCAGAAGGGCTACGCCCTGAACAAGATGTGTTTCTCGTTCAACGAGAAAGCCAACCGCGAAGCCTTTGTGGCCGACCCTGAGGCCTACATGGCGAAGTACGGGCTGAGCCCGCAGCAAGCGGACGCGATCCGCTCCAAGCAGGTGCTGGCCTTGCTGGACGCGGGCGGCAACGCCTACTACCTGGCCAAGTTCGCCGGCATCTTCGGCCTGGACATGCAGGACATCGGCGCGCAGCAGACGGGCATGACCAAAGAACAGTTCAAAGCCAAATTGGTGGCGGCGAACCATCAATGTTGA
- the dnaG gene encoding DNA primase produces MAIPQTFIQELLNRVDVVDVVGRYVQLKKGGANLMGLCPFHGEKSPSFSVSPTKQFYHCFGCGANGNAIGFLMEHAGMSFIEAVKDLAQQTGLQVPEDDASPQDRERAALQRQKQVTLNDVLEKAAHAYMKHLKASPRAVSYLKGRGLSGEIAKTFGLGYAPEGWRSLASVFPDYADALLVESGMVIVHEDEKGQDGEAKRYDRFRDRIMFPIRNVKGEYIGFGGRVLDKGEPKYLNSPETPVFSKGRELYGLFEGRTAIRVAGYALVTEGYMDVVALAQLGFANAVATLGTACTADHVQKLFRFTDSVVFSFDGDGAGRRAARKALDAALPLATDTRSVKFLFLPAEHDPDSFIRANGEEAFAQCVKEAVPLSRFLVDAASADCDLTTAEGRARMASQARPLWSALPDGALKRQLITELANGIGIGSSDLLQLWQQTGGGARAQRPANHEPSASPAHGYDGGSHPQDHGDPMGGGYAQSYSPSGGGGYGGGGGNSGYGKGSYGNKGYGKWRKGPPPPPRMLGQRRAGGSRADRAVGLLLANAQAWDSLSADDHALLAHLPAPHGPVFAWLEAQLHEHGPQPWAALREALRGSEHEAFACTEVEQATIGNDPASETAELADVMARLRRDRLEELARQIAERVARGDPGAMEDYKRISAELQALKTGSAV; encoded by the coding sequence GGGCCGCTACGTCCAGTTGAAGAAGGGCGGAGCCAACCTGATGGGACTGTGCCCGTTCCACGGCGAAAAATCGCCGTCGTTCAGCGTCAGCCCGACCAAACAGTTCTACCACTGCTTCGGCTGCGGCGCCAATGGCAACGCGATCGGCTTCCTGATGGAACACGCCGGCATGAGCTTCATCGAAGCCGTGAAGGACCTGGCCCAGCAGACCGGCCTGCAGGTGCCCGAAGACGATGCATCGCCGCAAGACCGCGAGCGCGCCGCGTTGCAGCGCCAGAAGCAGGTGACGCTGAACGACGTGCTGGAGAAGGCGGCACACGCCTACATGAAGCACCTGAAGGCCTCGCCGCGTGCCGTGAGCTACCTCAAAGGGCGCGGCCTCTCGGGCGAGATCGCCAAGACCTTCGGCCTGGGCTACGCGCCTGAAGGCTGGCGCAGCCTGGCCAGCGTGTTCCCGGACTACGCCGATGCGCTGCTGGTCGAGTCCGGCATGGTGATCGTGCACGAAGATGAAAAAGGCCAGGACGGTGAGGCCAAGCGCTACGACCGCTTTCGCGACCGCATCATGTTCCCGATCCGCAACGTCAAGGGCGAATACATCGGCTTTGGCGGACGCGTGCTCGACAAGGGTGAGCCCAAGTACCTGAATTCCCCCGAGACGCCGGTGTTCAGCAAGGGCCGTGAACTCTACGGCCTGTTCGAAGGCCGCACCGCCATCCGCGTGGCGGGCTACGCCCTGGTCACCGAGGGCTACATGGACGTGGTCGCCCTGGCCCAGCTCGGCTTTGCCAACGCCGTGGCCACGCTGGGCACGGCCTGCACCGCCGACCATGTGCAAAAGCTGTTCCGCTTCACCGACAGCGTGGTCTTCAGCTTCGACGGCGACGGCGCAGGCCGGCGCGCCGCGCGCAAGGCGCTCGACGCCGCCCTGCCCCTGGCCACCGACACGCGCAGCGTGAAGTTCCTGTTCCTGCCCGCCGAGCACGACCCCGACAGTTTCATCCGCGCCAACGGCGAAGAAGCCTTTGCCCAATGCGTGAAAGAGGCGGTGCCGCTCTCGCGCTTTCTGGTCGATGCCGCCAGTGCCGACTGCGACCTCACCACCGCCGAAGGCCGCGCGCGCATGGCCAGCCAGGCCCGCCCGCTGTGGAGCGCCCTGCCCGACGGAGCCCTGAAACGCCAGCTGATCACCGAACTGGCCAACGGCATCGGCATCGGCAGTTCCGACCTGCTGCAGCTCTGGCAACAAACCGGTGGAGGCGCGCGCGCCCAGCGCCCGGCGAACCATGAGCCATCGGCGTCCCCGGCGCACGGCTATGACGGCGGCAGCCACCCCCAGGACCACGGGGATCCCATGGGTGGCGGCTACGCCCAGTCCTACAGCCCATCGGGCGGCGGGGGCTATGGCGGCGGTGGCGGAAACAGCGGCTACGGCAAAGGCTCCTACGGCAACAAGGGTTATGGCAAATGGCGCAAAGGCCCTCCGCCGCCGCCGCGCATGCTCGGCCAGCGCCGCGCGGGCGGCAGCCGGGCCGACAGGGCCGTGGGCCTGTTGCTGGCCAATGCCCAGGCCTGGGACAGCCTCTCGGCCGACGACCACGCCCTGCTGGCCCACCTGCCGGCGCCGCACGGCCCTGTGTTCGCCTGGCTCGAAGCCCAGTTGCACGAGCACGGCCCCCAGCCCTGGGCGGCCCTGCGCGAGGCCCTGCGCGGCAGCGAACACGAGGCTTTCGCCTGCACCGAGGTGGAACAGGCGACCATCGGCAACGACCCGGCCTCGGAAACGGCCGAACTCGCCGACGTGATGGCCCGCCTGCGGCGCGACCGGCTGGAAGAACTCGCCCGCCAGATCGCCGAGCGCGTGGCCCGGGGAGACCCTGGCGCCATGGAGGATTACAAGCGCATCAGCGCCGAGCTGCAGGCCCTGAAAACCGGTTCAGCGGTATAA
- the rpoD gene encoding RNA polymerase sigma factor RpoD → MPAKKSSTSAVSSKKPVQKASAAAVTPKAPPKKAPVTTSKTPTPAAAKTPAAKTTARKAAPEALDDELEGSVKKKAGRPAKAASDKPAAKRGRKPKASSVSTGADLDDADLSDIEDDLTGEVEAEVVDASAQPTEKVKPLRMKISKAKERALMKEFGLDETVLSEEEAKNRRERLKTLIKLGKTRGYLTHGEINDHLPDKLVEAETLEVVVSLLNDMGVAVYEQTPDAETLLLNNTGPTAATEEEAEEEAEAALSTVDSEFGRTTDPVRMYMREMGTVELLTREGEIEIAKRIEGGLNDMMAAISESPATIADILAMAEEIRNGKVVISTVVDGFADANAADDYVAEEDFDDYDEADDDDGKGGSKALTRKLEELKREALTRFDAMRTLFEKLHKTYDKEGYGGPTYLKTQAAITETLMSIRFTAKAIEKLCSTMRSQVDDVRKKERELRRIIVDKCGMPQEKFIADFPANLLNLKWVEKQAAAGKPWSVVMARNIPPIQELQQGLMTIQSSVVVPLAHLKDIHKRMNQGESTSRDAKKEMIEANLRLVISIAKKYTNRGLQFLDLIQEGNIGLMKAVDKFEYRRGYKFSTYATWWIRQAITRSIADQARTIRIPVHMIETINKMNRISRQHLQEFGFEPDASILAEKMEMPEEKIRKIMKIAKEPISMETPIGDDDDSHLGDFIEDQANTAPIEAAMQAGLREVVKEILDSLTPREAKVLRMRFGIEMSTDHTLEEVGKQFDVTRERIRQIESKAVRKLKHPSRSDKLRSFIDTL, encoded by the coding sequence ATGCCTGCGAAGAAGTCCAGTACGTCCGCCGTGTCCAGCAAGAAGCCCGTCCAGAAAGCCAGCGCCGCTGCGGTGACCCCCAAAGCGCCCCCGAAGAAAGCCCCTGTGACGACATCCAAGACCCCCACCCCGGCCGCGGCCAAAACCCCGGCCGCCAAGACGACCGCCCGCAAGGCCGCCCCCGAAGCGCTCGACGACGAACTCGAAGGCAGCGTCAAGAAAAAAGCCGGTCGCCCCGCCAAGGCCGCGTCCGACAAACCCGCCGCCAAGCGCGGCCGCAAGCCCAAGGCCTCGTCGGTCAGCACTGGTGCCGATCTCGACGACGCCGACCTGAGCGACATTGAAGACGACCTGACCGGTGAAGTCGAAGCCGAGGTGGTGGACGCCTCCGCGCAGCCGACCGAAAAGGTCAAGCCGCTGCGCATGAAGATCAGTAAGGCCAAGGAGCGCGCGCTGATGAAGGAATTCGGCCTGGACGAAACCGTCCTGTCCGAAGAGGAAGCCAAGAACCGCCGTGAGCGCCTGAAGACCCTGATCAAGCTGGGCAAGACACGCGGCTACCTCACGCACGGCGAAATCAACGACCACCTGCCCGACAAGCTGGTCGAGGCCGAGACGCTGGAGGTGGTGGTCTCGTTGCTCAACGACATGGGCGTGGCCGTCTACGAACAGACGCCCGACGCCGAAACCCTGCTGCTGAACAACACCGGCCCCACCGCCGCGACCGAAGAAGAAGCCGAAGAAGAAGCCGAAGCCGCGCTCTCCACGGTGGACTCGGAATTCGGCCGCACCACCGACCCGGTGCGCATGTACATGCGCGAAATGGGCACGGTCGAGCTGCTGACGCGCGAAGGTGAAATCGAGATCGCCAAGCGCATCGAGGGTGGTCTGAACGACATGATGGCCGCGATCTCCGAATCGCCCGCCACCATCGCCGACATCCTGGCCATGGCCGAGGAAATCCGCAACGGCAAGGTCGTGATCTCCACCGTGGTGGACGGTTTTGCCGACGCCAACGCAGCCGACGACTACGTGGCCGAAGAAGACTTCGACGACTACGACGAAGCCGATGACGACGACGGCAAGGGCGGCTCCAAGGCGCTCACCCGCAAGCTCGAAGAACTCAAGCGCGAAGCTCTCACCCGCTTCGACGCCATGCGCACGCTGTTCGAGAAGCTGCACAAGACCTACGACAAGGAAGGCTACGGCGGCCCGACCTACCTCAAGACGCAGGCGGCCATCACCGAGACGCTGATGTCGATCCGCTTCACCGCCAAGGCGATCGAAAAGCTGTGCAGCACCATGCGCAGCCAGGTCGACGACGTGCGCAAGAAGGAACGCGAACTGCGCCGCATCATCGTGGACAAGTGCGGCATGCCGCAGGAGAAGTTCATCGCCGACTTCCCGGCCAACCTGCTGAACCTGAAGTGGGTGGAGAAGCAGGCCGCCGCCGGCAAGCCCTGGAGCGTGGTGATGGCGCGCAACATCCCGCCCATCCAGGAACTGCAACAGGGCCTGATGACGATCCAGAGCAGCGTGGTCGTGCCGCTGGCGCACCTGAAGGACATCCACAAGCGGATGAACCAGGGCGAGTCCACCTCGCGCGACGCCAAGAAGGAAATGATCGAGGCCAACCTGCGCCTCGTGATCTCGATCGCGAAGAAGTACACCAACCGCGGCCTGCAATTCCTGGACCTGATCCAGGAAGGCAACATCGGTCTGATGAAGGCGGTGGACAAGTTCGAATACCGCCGTGGCTACAAGTTCTCGACCTATGCCACGTGGTGGATCCGCCAGGCCATCACGCGTTCGATCGCCGACCAGGCGCGCACGATCCGCATCCCGGTCCACATGATCGAGACGATCAACAAGATGAACCGCATCAGCCGCCAGCATCTGCAGGAGTTCGGTTTCGAACCCGATGCGTCGATCCTGGCCGAGAAGATGGAGATGCCGGAAGAGAAGATCCGCAAGATCATGAAGATCGCGAAGGAGCCGATCTCGATGGAAACCCCGATCGGTGACGACGACGATTCGCACCTGGGCGATTTCATCGAAGACCAGGCGAACACTGCGCCGATCGAGGCGGCGATGCAGGCCGGTCTGCGCGAGGTGGTGAAAGAGATTCTGGACAGCCTCACCCCGCGCGAAGCCAAGGTGCTGCGGATGCGTTTCGGTATCGAGATGTCCACCGACCACACGCTGGAAGAAGTGGGCAAGCAGTTTGACGTGACGCGCGAGCGCATCCGTCAGATCGAGTCGAAGGCGGTGCGCAAGCTCAAGCACCCGAGCCGTTCGGACAAGCTGCGCAGCTTCATCGACACGCTGTAA
- a CDS encoding LysR family transcriptional regulator codes for MIIKHMNDFDWSDLDARLLQLLVAVVEAGSITGAAQSLGVTQSAVSHQLDKLRAITGDALFVKSGRGIVATARAGELAMQARELLRQLQGFAHTGAFDPARWQTTITIAANDFQRDVLLPALAQVLREQAPGVALRVIPSDIPSLEMLRDGVCDIAISPRPPEGSDIVQKRIFEDRYCVYYDAAVREAPATLADYLAADHITVVYEPRRTLYLDRTLAAQGIHRRFAVMVPGFGGLPTFLRGSPLLATAPALLHDSFMREFARAEVPTPCPTLPMYMIWHRRHQDDAAHRWLRERLDALAPGATAGVPSVDQFSMAPERHPDA; via the coding sequence ATGATCATCAAACACATGAATGATTTCGATTGGTCAGACCTGGATGCCCGCCTGCTGCAACTGCTGGTGGCGGTGGTGGAGGCGGGCAGCATCACCGGCGCGGCGCAGTCGCTGGGCGTCACGCAGTCGGCCGTGAGCCACCAGCTCGACAAGCTGCGCGCCATCACCGGCGACGCGCTGTTCGTGAAAAGCGGGCGCGGCATCGTGGCCACGGCGCGGGCGGGCGAGCTGGCCATGCAAGCGCGCGAACTGCTGCGCCAATTGCAGGGCTTTGCGCACACCGGGGCTTTCGACCCCGCGCGCTGGCAGACCACGATCACCATCGCCGCCAACGACTTCCAGCGCGACGTGCTGCTGCCCGCGCTGGCGCAGGTGCTGCGGGAGCAGGCGCCCGGCGTGGCGCTGCGCGTGATCCCCTCGGACATCCCGAGCCTGGAGATGCTGCGCGACGGCGTCTGCGACATCGCCATCAGCCCGCGCCCGCCCGAAGGCAGCGACATCGTGCAGAAGCGCATCTTCGAAGACCGGTACTGCGTCTATTACGACGCGGCGGTGCGCGAGGCCCCGGCCACGCTGGCCGACTACCTGGCCGCCGACCACATCACCGTGGTCTACGAACCCCGGCGCACGCTCTACCTGGACCGCACGCTCGCTGCCCAAGGCATCCACCGGCGCTTTGCCGTCATGGTGCCGGGCTTCGGCGGCCTGCCCACCTTCTTGCGAGGCAGCCCGCTACTGGCCACGGCGCCGGCCCTGCTGCACGACAGCTTCATGCGCGAATTCGCCCGCGCCGAGGTGCCCACGCCCTGCCCCACGCTGCCGATGTACATGATCTGGCACCGGCGCCACCAGGACGACGCGGCCCACCGCTGGCTGCGCGAACGGCTCGACGCGCTGGCGCCGGGCGCGACGGCCGGGGTGCCAAGCGTTGATCAGTTTTCCATGGCACCGGAGCGCCACCCCGACGCATGA
- a CDS encoding 2Fe-2S iron-sulfur cluster-binding protein, which produces MANITFVEANGQSTTLNLADGWSLMQGATANGVDGIVGECGGSCACATCHCYVDELLAGVLPAPSQGELDMLENVVAERRPNSRLACQIKAGPALEGGVVHLPECQE; this is translated from the coding sequence ATGGCAAACATCACCTTCGTCGAGGCCAACGGCCAGTCCACCACCCTCAACCTCGCCGACGGCTGGAGCCTGATGCAGGGCGCCACCGCCAACGGCGTGGACGGCATCGTGGGCGAATGCGGCGGTTCCTGCGCCTGCGCCACCTGCCACTGCTACGTGGACGAGCTGCTGGCCGGCGTGCTGCCCGCGCCCTCGCAGGGCGAGCTCGACATGCTGGAAAACGTGGTCGCCGAGCGCCGGCCGAACAGCCGTCTGGCCTGCCAGATCAAGGCCGGCCCCGCGCTGGAAGGCGGCGTGGTGCACCTGCCGGAATGCCAGGAATGA
- a CDS encoding NAD(P)/FAD-dependent oxidoreductase, which produces MSAETSAAGIVIVGAGQAGVMTAEALRSGGFEGSITLLGDEPHGPYHRPPLSKAWMAGEMDAAQLVMRAPEMLARKNIGLRTGVSVRAIDRSAQTVILGDGSALPYTGLVLATGSTPRALPLPGGDAPGVLALRTRDDASAIADRLAACIEQQRPVVVIGGGFIGLEVAATARKKGLAVTVLEAAPRLLGRVLAPALSDWYAELHRSHGVQLMLGAQVAALETGPDGAVSGVRLADGSVVPAGLVVVGIGVSANDQLAQAAGLVCDRGIVVDACGRTSDPFIVAAGDCTARRLADGNLLRLESVQNATEQGKSAAAALLGQERPFTATPWFWSDQYDKKLQMAGLSMGADAWAVRGDMAAGTFTVYHFKGEQLIAADSVNASKDHLLVRKLLDAGVSPTREQAGDVAFDLASLLVK; this is translated from the coding sequence ATGAGCGCCGAAACCAGCGCGGCCGGCATCGTCATCGTCGGCGCGGGCCAGGCCGGCGTGATGACGGCCGAGGCCCTGCGCAGCGGCGGCTTTGAGGGCAGCATCACCCTGCTGGGCGACGAACCCCACGGCCCCTACCACCGCCCGCCGCTCTCCAAAGCCTGGATGGCCGGTGAGATGGACGCGGCCCAGCTGGTGATGCGCGCGCCCGAGATGCTGGCACGCAAGAACATCGGGCTGCGCACCGGCGTCAGCGTCAGAGCCATCGACCGCAGCGCCCAGACCGTGATCCTCGGCGACGGCAGCGCCCTGCCCTACACCGGCCTGGTGCTCGCCACCGGCAGCACGCCGCGCGCCCTGCCCCTGCCCGGCGGCGACGCGCCCGGTGTGCTGGCGCTGCGCACGCGCGACGACGCCAGCGCCATCGCCGACCGCCTGGCCGCCTGCATCGAACAGCAGCGCCCGGTGGTCGTCATCGGTGGCGGCTTCATCGGCCTCGAAGTGGCGGCCACCGCGCGCAAGAAAGGCCTGGCCGTCACCGTGCTCGAAGCCGCGCCGCGCCTGCTCGGCCGCGTGCTCGCGCCGGCGCTGTCCGACTGGTACGCCGAGCTGCACCGCAGCCACGGCGTGCAGCTGATGCTGGGTGCGCAGGTCGCCGCCCTCGAAACCGGCCCCGACGGCGCGGTCAGTGGCGTGAGACTGGCCGACGGCAGCGTCGTGCCCGCGGGCCTGGTGGTGGTGGGCATCGGCGTCAGCGCCAACGACCAGCTCGCCCAGGCCGCCGGGCTCGTTTGCGACCGTGGCATCGTGGTCGACGCCTGCGGCCGCACCAGCGACCCGTTCATCGTGGCCGCGGGCGACTGCACCGCGCGCCGCCTGGCGGACGGCAACCTGCTGCGGCTCGAATCGGTGCAAAACGCCACCGAGCAGGGCAAAAGCGCCGCCGCCGCGCTGCTCGGACAAGAGCGCCCCTTCACCGCCACGCCCTGGTTCTGGAGCGACCAGTACGACAAGAAGCTGCAGATGGCCGGCCTCTCCATGGGCGCGGACGCCTGGGCCGTGCGCGGCGACATGGCCGCCGGCACGTTCACCGTCTACCACTTCAAGGGCGAGCAACTCATTGCCGCCGACAGCGTCAACGCCAGCAAAGACCACCTGCTGGTGCGCAAGCTGCTGGATGCCGGCGTTTCGCCCACGCGCGAGCAGGCGGGCGATGTGGCGTTTGATCTGGCGAGCTTGCTGGTGAAGTGA
- a CDS encoding cytochrome P450: MSFHFDPYSPAVDADPFPYYKHLRDEAPCFWSEEAQMWVLSRYADIVSAGQDWQTYSSASGNLMTELPGRAGATLGSSDPPKHDRLRGLIQHAFMKRNLLALEEPMRDIARQVFGQLKEVKQFDFKDVSSQFTVKVLMAALGLPMGEEAIVDEQIVRDNAVLMVQSDARTRAKGPEHIAAYNWMQDYASQVIAMRRAEPRNDLISNFALAEIDGDRLDDREVLLTTTTLIMAGVESLGGFMMMFAYNLATFDEARKAVVANPELLPDAIEESLRFNTSAQRFRRRLMKDVTMHGQTMREGDFVCLAYGSGNRDERQYPNPDVYDIGRKPRGHLGFGGGVHACLGTAIARLAVKIAFDEFHQVVPDYRRVADQLPWMPSSTFRSPLVLELSVA, encoded by the coding sequence ATGAGCTTCCATTTCGATCCGTACTCGCCGGCCGTTGACGCCGACCCCTTCCCCTATTACAAGCATCTGCGCGACGAGGCACCCTGCTTCTGGAGCGAAGAAGCCCAGATGTGGGTCCTCTCGCGCTACGCCGACATCGTCTCCGCCGGCCAGGACTGGCAGACCTACTCCAGCGCCAGCGGCAACCTCATGACCGAGCTGCCCGGCCGCGCCGGCGCCACGCTCGGCAGCTCCGACCCACCGAAACACGACCGCCTGCGTGGCCTGATCCAGCACGCGTTCATGAAGCGCAACCTGCTCGCGCTGGAGGAACCGATGCGCGACATCGCACGGCAGGTCTTTGGCCAGCTGAAAGAGGTGAAGCAGTTCGACTTCAAGGACGTCTCGTCGCAGTTCACCGTCAAGGTGCTGATGGCCGCGCTCGGCCTGCCCATGGGCGAAGAGGCCATCGTGGACGAGCAGATCGTGCGCGACAACGCCGTGCTGATGGTGCAGAGCGACGCCCGCACCCGCGCCAAGGGCCCGGAACACATTGCCGCCTACAACTGGATGCAGGACTACGCGAGCCAGGTGATCGCGATGCGCCGCGCCGAGCCGCGCAACGACCTGATCAGCAACTTCGCGCTGGCCGAGATCGACGGCGACCGGCTGGACGACCGCGAGGTGCTGCTGACCACCACCACGCTGATCATGGCCGGCGTCGAATCGCTCGGCGGCTTCATGATGATGTTCGCCTACAACCTCGCCACGTTTGACGAAGCCCGCAAGGCCGTGGTGGCCAACCCCGAGCTGCTGCCCGACGCGATCGAAGAAAGCCTGCGCTTCAACACCTCGGCCCAGCGTTTCCGCCGCCGCCTGATGAAAGACGTGACGATGCACGGCCAGACCATGAGGGAAGGCGATTTCGTCTGCCTGGCCTACGGCAGCGGCAACCGCGACGAGCGCCAGTACCCCAACCCCGACGTGTACGACATCGGCCGCAAGCCGCGCGGCCACCTCGGTTTTGGCGGCGGTGTGCACGCCTGCCTGGGCACGGCCATCGCGCGCCTGGCGGTGAAGATCGCCTTCGACGAGTTCCACCAGGTGGTGCCCGACTACCGACGCGTGGCCGACCAGTTGCCGTGGATGCCCTCCAGCACCTTCCGCAGCCCGCTGGTGCTCGAACTCAGCGTCGCTTAA
- a CDS encoding helix-turn-helix domain-containing protein: protein MPKTSQPPPRTRPSRGQPAAIPRFALYGEAAAPGQDMLHIESVESRSRLYHWEIEPHVHQGLYQILWLQRGSAEVVLDEWRASVAGPAAIVVPPGVVHGFVFAPETDGRVLTLSARFLVEGEFQAVGEAFQALFSAPGVLHFSPDDGEAQRLSVQLGELAAEFALPGSADAPVVQWLARAVVWRLARASEQGHREGGERAHQHQALFTRFLLLVEQHFLEHWPLERYASRLGLSTQRLNRLARAGSGRSALELVHERLTREACRRLVYIAAPAASLALELGFEDPAYFSRFFKRRTGLSPQRWREAQRPPTA from the coding sequence ATGCCGAAAACCAGCCAACCCCCGCCACGCACCAGGCCCTCGCGCGGCCAGCCAGCGGCCATCCCGCGTTTTGCGCTGTACGGCGAGGCCGCGGCACCCGGCCAGGACATGCTGCACATCGAATCGGTGGAATCGCGCAGCCGGCTCTACCACTGGGAGATCGAGCCCCACGTGCACCAGGGGCTGTACCAGATCCTCTGGCTGCAGAGGGGTTCGGCCGAGGTGGTGCTGGACGAATGGCGTGCCTCGGTGGCCGGGCCGGCCGCCATCGTGGTGCCGCCGGGCGTGGTGCACGGCTTTGTTTTTGCGCCCGAAACCGATGGCCGCGTGCTCACGCTCAGCGCCCGGTTTCTGGTGGAGGGCGAATTCCAGGCCGTGGGCGAGGCGTTCCAGGCACTTTTCTCGGCGCCGGGGGTCTTGCATTTTTCGCCCGACGATGGCGAGGCCCAGCGCCTGAGCGTGCAGCTCGGCGAGCTGGCCGCCGAGTTCGCCTTGCCCGGTTCGGCCGACGCGCCGGTGGTGCAGTGGCTGGCGCGGGCCGTGGTCTGGCGCCTGGCCCGCGCGAGCGAGCAGGGCCACCGCGAGGGCGGCGAGCGCGCCCACCAGCACCAGGCGCTGTTCACGCGCTTCCTGCTGCTGGTGGAACAGCATTTTCTGGAGCACTGGCCGCTGGAGCGCTACGCCTCGCGCCTGGGGTTGTCCACGCAGCGGCTCAACCGCCTGGCGCGCGCGGGCAGCGGGCGCAGCGCGCTGGAGCTGGTGCACGAGCGCCTCACGCGCGAGGCCTGCCGGCGGCTGGTCTACATCGCCGCGCCGGCGGCCAGCCTGGCGCTGGAGCTGGGTTTTGAAGACCCGGCCTACTTCTCCCGCTTTTTCAAACGCCGCACGGGCCTGAGCCCGCAGCGCTGGCGCGAGGCGCAGCGCCCGCCGACGGCGTGA
- a CDS encoding class III extradiol dioxygenase family protein, producing MAQLIGGLATSHIPAIGGAIHKGLQNEPYWKPFFDGFPPIHDWLGKVKPDVVVVFYNDHGLNFFLDKMPTFAVGAAASYSNADEGWGIPTLPPMAGCPELSWHIINQLIAKEFDIVTCQEMLVDHACSLPMKLFWPNDAVAPVQIVPININTVQFPLPTAKRVYKLGKAVGEAIQSWDSNQRVAVMATGGLSHQLEGARAGFINKKFDLQFLDSMETNPEWVTQFSDLEIVEKAGTQGVELLMWVAMRAALTVGGAGVRKVHSNYHIPISNTATGVLALETV from the coding sequence ATGGCACAACTCATCGGTGGCCTGGCCACATCGCACATCCCCGCCATCGGCGGCGCCATCCACAAGGGCCTGCAGAACGAGCCCTACTGGAAACCCTTCTTCGACGGCTTCCCGCCGATTCACGACTGGCTGGGCAAGGTCAAACCCGACGTGGTCGTGGTGTTCTACAACGACCACGGCCTGAACTTCTTCCTGGACAAGATGCCGACCTTCGCGGTGGGCGCGGCGGCCAGCTACAGCAACGCCGACGAGGGCTGGGGCATCCCGACCTTGCCGCCGATGGCCGGTTGCCCGGAGCTGTCGTGGCACATCATCAACCAGCTGATCGCGAAAGAGTTCGACATCGTGACCTGCCAGGAAATGCTGGTGGACCACGCCTGCAGTCTGCCGATGAAGCTGTTCTGGCCGAACGATGCGGTGGCGCCGGTGCAGATCGTGCCGATCAACATCAACACGGTGCAGTTCCCGCTGCCGACGGCGAAGCGGGTCTACAAGCTGGGCAAGGCGGTGGGTGAGGCGATCCAGAGCTGGGACAGCAACCAGCGCGTGGCGGTGATGGCCACGGGCGGTCTGTCGCACCAGCTCGAAGGGGCGCGCGCGGGCTTCATCAACAAGAAATTCGACCTGCAGTTCCTCGACAGCATGGAGACCAACCCGGAGTGGGTGACGCAGTTCAGCGATCTGGAGATCGTGGAGAAGGCGGGAACCCAGGGCGTGGAACTGCTGATGTGGGTGGCGATGCGCGCGGCGCTGACGGTGGGCGGGGCGGGGGTGCGCAAGGTGCACAGCAATTACCACATCCCGATTTCGAACACCGCCACGGGGGTGTTGGCGTTGGAGACGGTTTGA